A single genomic interval of Amycolatopsis albispora harbors:
- a CDS encoding ATP-dependent helicase, whose translation MDSVTGVLDLFSPATRDWFAGAFAAPTQAQEGAWRAAHAGEHALVVAPTGSGKTLSAFLWALDRLTVEPPPESALHRCRILYVSPLKALAVDVQRNLRAPLAGISQAARRLGLRPPEIEVGMRTGDTTAAERRSFQRTPPDILVTTPESLFLILTSSARESLRGVETVIVDEVHAVAGGKRGAHLALSLERLDALLPKPAQRIGLSATVRPLDEVSAFLSGGRPVRVVQPKLAKTIEVRVEVPVEDMADLDAPRESREPEVAPPFPMDGELEPPEEVRRPSIWPAVEERVLALIRAHRSTIVFANSRRLTERLTSRLNELATEIGSELQPGQRYPAEAIGESGLSTGAEPVVARAHHGSMSREQRTHVEEELKSGRLPCVVATSSLELGIDMGAVDLVVQIEAPPTVASGLQRVGRAGHQVGAVSSGVMFPKFRGDLVSCAVVAERMAAGAIEAVRYPRNPLDVLAQQVVAMVSLEPWTVEEVAGLVRRAAPFAGLPDDALHAVLDMLAGRYPSEEFGELRPRITWDRVTGELRGRPGAQRLAVTSGGTIPDRGLFTVMTPGAEGRPGSRVGELDEEMVYESRVGDTILLGTSSWRITDITHDRVIVVPAPGEPARMPFWKGDAPGRPLELGRALGAFVRELSTLDEEAARERAGKAGLDEFATGNLLAYLAEQRSATRHVPNDRTVLLERYRDELGDWRVILHSPFGAQVNAPWALAIAARLRENRGVDAQVAHSDDGIVLRLPDALDAEGADVRVEVDDVLLDPEEVEQLIIAEVGGSALFAARFRECAARSLLLPRRDPRRRSPLWQQRQRASQLLSVAAKYERFPVVLEAMRECLQDVYDVGGLRELMADVRARKVRVVEVETPSPSPFARSLLFGYVGMFLYETDAPLAERRAAALSLDSTLLAELLGTEAIRELLDAETVAEVERSLQRLDEDRHARHAEDAADLLRFLGDLSVEEAGQRGIQPEWLTELESARRAIRVRIAGAERFLAIEDAGRVRDALGVALPVGVPEAFTEPVPDPLGGLLIRYARTRGPFTARQAAERFGLGPAVVTGVLDRLTTEGRLVRGELSPVGHPGEREPHDLGLEYCDSAVLRRLRRASLAKLRAEVEPVEPAALGRFLPAWHGIGARMRSAPTADDVLSVVEQLAGAPLPASAVESLILPSRLPGYHPALLDELTTAGEVVWAGCGTLPGSDGWLALAPADVADLLLPEVEENPPDGPVHAAILSTLDGGALFFRQLVDRISVLVDTPPNDGDVVTALWDLVWAGLVTGDTLAPMRAQVSGAGAAHKPRRSAPRGRYARMRAARPAMPSRTGPPTVAGRWGLTPNRETEPTRRTHARTEAFLERHGVLTRGALDTERVTGGFSGIYKVLRGMEDSGQVIRGYVVEGLGAAQFAAKGAVDRLRAMSDNAGGRTATGAVVLAATDPAQPYGAALDWPAAVGETKHRPARKAGALAVLVDGVPVLYVERGGRSLLSFTEAEPALRAAAEALSTAVRSGWLGQLSVQRADGEQALTSALAEILREAGFRATPKGLRLRA comes from the coding sequence ATGGACAGCGTGACCGGAGTGCTGGACCTCTTCTCCCCCGCGACCAGGGATTGGTTCGCGGGGGCCTTCGCCGCGCCCACCCAGGCGCAGGAGGGAGCGTGGCGAGCGGCACACGCCGGCGAGCACGCGCTGGTGGTCGCGCCGACCGGCTCGGGCAAGACGCTGTCCGCCTTCCTGTGGGCGCTGGACCGGCTGACCGTGGAGCCGCCGCCGGAGAGCGCGCTGCACCGTTGCCGGATCCTGTACGTCTCGCCGCTCAAGGCGCTCGCGGTCGACGTGCAGCGCAACCTGCGCGCGCCGCTGGCCGGTATTTCCCAGGCGGCGCGGCGGCTCGGGCTGCGGCCGCCGGAGATCGAGGTCGGCATGCGCACCGGTGACACCACCGCCGCCGAGCGCCGGTCGTTCCAGCGCACCCCGCCGGACATCCTGGTCACCACGCCGGAGTCGCTGTTCCTCATCCTCACCTCGTCGGCCAGGGAGTCGCTGCGCGGGGTGGAGACGGTGATCGTCGACGAGGTGCACGCGGTGGCGGGCGGCAAGCGCGGGGCGCATCTGGCGCTGTCGCTGGAGCGGCTGGACGCGCTGCTGCCGAAACCGGCCCAGCGGATCGGGTTGTCGGCCACGGTCCGCCCGCTCGACGAGGTGAGCGCCTTCCTCAGCGGCGGGCGGCCGGTGCGGGTGGTGCAGCCGAAGCTGGCCAAGACCATCGAGGTCCGGGTCGAGGTGCCGGTCGAGGACATGGCCGACCTGGACGCGCCGCGGGAGTCACGGGAACCGGAGGTCGCGCCACCGTTCCCGATGGACGGTGAACTCGAACCACCGGAGGAGGTCAGGCGCCCGTCGATCTGGCCAGCGGTGGAAGAGCGGGTGCTGGCGCTGATCCGAGCCCACCGCTCGACCATCGTGTTCGCGAACTCGCGGCGGCTGACCGAGCGGCTCACCTCGCGGTTGAACGAACTGGCCACCGAGATCGGTTCGGAGTTGCAGCCGGGGCAGCGGTACCCGGCCGAGGCGATCGGCGAATCGGGCCTGTCCACCGGAGCGGAGCCGGTGGTGGCGCGGGCGCACCACGGATCGATGTCGCGCGAGCAGCGCACCCACGTGGAAGAAGAACTGAAGTCGGGGCGGCTGCCGTGCGTGGTGGCGACCTCCTCGCTGGAGCTGGGCATCGACATGGGCGCGGTCGATCTGGTGGTGCAGATCGAGGCGCCGCCGACGGTGGCCTCCGGGCTGCAGCGCGTCGGCCGGGCCGGGCACCAGGTGGGCGCGGTCTCCAGCGGGGTGATGTTCCCGAAGTTCCGCGGTGACCTGGTCTCCTGCGCGGTGGTCGCCGAGCGGATGGCGGCCGGGGCGATCGAGGCGGTGCGGTATCCGCGCAACCCGCTGGACGTGCTGGCCCAGCAGGTGGTGGCGATGGTTTCGCTGGAGCCGTGGACGGTGGAAGAGGTGGCCGGGCTGGTCCGGCGCGCGGCGCCGTTCGCCGGGCTGCCGGACGACGCGCTGCACGCCGTGCTGGACATGCTCGCCGGCCGGTACCCCAGCGAGGAGTTCGGTGAGCTGCGGCCGCGGATCACCTGGGACAGAGTCACCGGCGAGCTGCGCGGGCGGCCGGGGGCACAGCGGCTGGCGGTCACCTCGGGCGGCACCATCCCGGATCGCGGGCTGTTCACCGTGATGACGCCGGGTGCCGAGGGCAGGCCGGGCTCGCGGGTGGGCGAGCTGGACGAGGAAATGGTCTACGAGTCGCGGGTGGGCGACACCATCCTGCTCGGCACCTCGTCCTGGCGGATCACCGACATCACGCACGACCGGGTGATCGTGGTGCCCGCTCCCGGCGAACCGGCCCGCATGCCGTTCTGGAAGGGGGACGCGCCGGGCAGGCCGCTGGAACTGGGGCGGGCGCTGGGTGCCTTCGTCCGCGAGCTGTCCACTTTGGACGAGGAGGCGGCACGCGAGCGGGCCGGGAAGGCCGGGCTCGACGAGTTCGCCACCGGCAACCTGCTGGCCTACCTGGCCGAGCAGCGGTCGGCCACCCGGCACGTGCCGAACGACCGCACGGTCCTGCTCGAGCGCTACCGCGACGAGCTGGGCGACTGGCGGGTGATCCTGCACTCCCCGTTCGGCGCGCAGGTGAACGCGCCGTGGGCGCTGGCGATCGCCGCGCGGCTGCGGGAGAACCGCGGGGTGGACGCGCAGGTGGCCCATTCCGACGACGGCATCGTGCTGCGGTTGCCGGACGCGCTCGACGCCGAGGGCGCGGACGTCCGGGTCGAGGTGGACGACGTGCTGCTCGACCCGGAGGAGGTCGAGCAGCTGATCATCGCCGAGGTGGGTGGTTCGGCGTTGTTCGCCGCGCGGTTCCGTGAGTGCGCGGCGCGCTCGCTGCTGCTCCCCCGGCGCGATCCGCGGCGGCGGAGTCCGCTGTGGCAGCAACGGCAGCGGGCTTCCCAACTGCTGTCGGTGGCGGCGAAGTACGAGCGGTTCCCGGTGGTGCTCGAAGCCATGCGGGAGTGCCTGCAGGACGTGTACGACGTCGGCGGGCTGCGCGAGCTGATGGCGGACGTGCGGGCACGCAAGGTCCGGGTGGTCGAGGTGGAGACGCCGTCGCCGTCGCCGTTCGCGCGGAGCCTGCTCTTCGGCTACGTCGGCATGTTCCTCTACGAAACGGACGCGCCGCTGGCCGAGCGGCGGGCGGCGGCGCTGTCGCTGGACTCCACGCTGCTGGCCGAACTGCTCGGCACCGAGGCGATCCGCGAACTGCTCGACGCGGAGACCGTCGCCGAGGTGGAGCGCTCGTTGCAGCGGCTGGACGAGGATCGGCACGCCCGGCACGCGGAGGACGCCGCCGATCTGCTGCGGTTCCTCGGTGACCTGTCGGTGGAGGAAGCCGGGCAGCGGGGCATCCAGCCGGAATGGCTGACCGAACTGGAGTCGGCCCGGCGGGCGATCCGGGTGCGGATCGCCGGGGCGGAACGGTTCCTCGCGATCGAGGACGCGGGGCGGGTCCGTGACGCGCTCGGGGTGGCGTTGCCGGTCGGTGTGCCGGAGGCGTTCACCGAGCCGGTGCCGGATCCGCTCGGCGGGCTGCTCATCCGGTACGCCCGGACGCGCGGGCCGTTCACCGCGCGGCAGGCGGCGGAGCGGTTCGGGCTGGGGCCGGCGGTGGTGACCGGTGTGCTCGACAGGCTCACCACCGAGGGCAGGCTGGTCCGCGGTGAGCTGAGCCCGGTGGGTCACCCTGGCGAACGAGAACCGCACGACCTGGGGCTGGAGTACTGCGATTCGGCGGTGCTGCGGCGGTTGCGGCGGGCCTCGCTGGCGAAGCTGCGTGCCGAGGTCGAGCCGGTGGAGCCCGCCGCGCTGGGGCGGTTCCTGCCCGCGTGGCACGGGATCGGCGCGCGGATGCGGTCGGCGCCGACCGCGGACGACGTGCTGTCGGTGGTGGAGCAGCTGGCCGGGGCGCCGCTGCCGGCCAGCGCGGTGGAGTCGCTGATCCTGCCCAGCAGGCTGCCGGGGTACCACCCGGCCCTGCTCGACGAGCTGACCACCGCCGGCGAGGTGGTCTGGGCCGGGTGCGGCACGCTGCCGGGCAGCGACGGCTGGCTGGCGCTCGCCCCGGCCGACGTCGCCGACCTGCTGCTGCCCGAGGTGGAGGAGAACCCGCCGGACGGTCCGGTGCACGCCGCGATCCTGTCCACTTTGGACGGCGGGGCGCTGTTCTTCCGCCAGCTGGTGGACCGGATTTCGGTGCTGGTGGACACCCCGCCCAACGACGGGGACGTGGTGACCGCGCTGTGGGACCTGGTGTGGGCCGGGCTGGTCACCGGTGACACGCTCGCCCCGATGCGGGCGCAGGTTTCCGGGGCGGGCGCGGCGCACAAACCACGCCGGTCGGCGCCGCGCGGCCGGTACGCGCGGATGCGGGCCGCCCGGCCCGCGATGCCCTCGCGAACCGGGCCGCCGACGGTCGCCGGGCGCTGGGGGCTCACCCCGAACCGGGAGACCGAGCCCACGCGGCGCACGCACGCGAGGACCGAGGCCTTCCTGGAACGGCATGGCGTGCTGACCAGGGGTGCGCTCGACACCGAACGGGTCACCGGCGGGTTTTCCGGGATCTACAAGGTGTTGCGCGGCATGGAGGACTCCGGCCAGGTGATCCGGGGTTATGTGGTGGAAGGGCTCGGCGCGGCCCAGTTCGCGGCGAAGGGCGCGGTGGACCGGCTGCGGGCGATGTCGGACAACGCGGGCGGGCGCACGGCCACCGGCGCGGTGGTGCTGGCGGCCACCGACCCGGCCCAGCCGTACGGGGCCGCGCTCGACTGGCCCGCCGCGGTGGGCGAGACCAAGCACCGCCCGGCCAGGAAGGCCGGGGCGCTCGCGGTGCTGGTCGACGGGGTGCCGGTGCTGTACGTGGAACGCGGCGGGCGCTCGCTGCTGTCGTTCACCGAGGCGGAACCGGCGTTGCGGGCCGCGGCGGAGGCGTTGTCCACGGCGGTGCGGTCCGGCTGGCTCGGGCAGTTGTCGGTGCAGCGGGCCGACGGCGAACAGGCACTGACCTCCGCGCTCGCCGAAATCCTCCGCGAAGCCGGATTCCGGGCGACACCGAAGGGTCTGCGGTTGCGGGCCTGA
- the def gene encoding peptide deformylase: MALRELRYFGDPVLKTVSDPVTRFDKSTEALVTDLLDTVDAPGRAGLAAPQIGVNLRVFSYDVGSLKGYVINPEIVELSEETHEITEGCLSVPELWFPTVRAKHAVVKGVDLRNEPIVVEGDDVLAQCLQHETDHLDGLLYLDRLTQDRKKKALREARGKDWFWSRR; this comes from the coding sequence ATGGCGTTGCGGGAGCTGCGGTACTTCGGCGATCCGGTGCTGAAAACGGTCAGCGATCCGGTCACCCGGTTCGACAAGTCCACCGAGGCGCTGGTGACCGACCTGCTGGACACCGTCGACGCACCCGGCCGGGCCGGGCTCGCCGCCCCGCAGATCGGGGTGAACCTGCGGGTGTTCAGCTACGACGTGGGCTCGCTCAAGGGGTACGTGATCAATCCGGAGATCGTTGAGCTCTCCGAGGAGACCCACGAGATCACCGAGGGCTGCCTGTCCGTGCCGGAGCTGTGGTTCCCGACCGTCCGGGCGAAGCACGCCGTGGTGAAGGGCGTCGACCTGCGCAACGAGCCGATCGTGGTGGAGGGCGACGACGTGCTGGCGCAGTGCCTGCAGCACGAGACCGATCACCTCGACGGGCTGCTCTACCTCGACCGGCTGACCCAGGACCGCAAGAAGAAGGCGTTGCGTGAGGCCAGGGGCAAGGACTGGTTCTGGTCGCGCCGCTGA
- a CDS encoding GNAT family N-acetyltransferase, whose translation MDMGRTRTTTAIVPGVAANTAGHTDTTATWRLRIRMDDSPGTLARVTIRLADLGCNILGLQVMPVPGGVVDELVLRPAAGLSRAELVEALAAEGADCAGVTDADVHELVDPSAAALAAVGRAVDDPAAVADVLREVLAADVVTLVPAAEANPVRTEGGHRRVFPAGRDGALVARRSWAPFVQLEITRAQAMLDLLVAVRANLSGPAVVTCEDGAMVVLRPGRPADADAVFALHSRCSMSTMFHRYHTGVRTVPRRWLHRLLMPPRGLSLLAVAGREVVALGQLIPAATGGTAEVSLLVEDGWQRQGLGTALIGRLAELGAAAGHHELTAVCLPGQDAVRRAALRAGLRAPLPEDGVLRIAIP comes from the coding sequence ATGGACATGGGCCGAACGCGCACCACCACCGCAATCGTTCCGGGCGTCGCCGCGAACACCGCGGGCCACACGGACACCACTGCCACCTGGCGGCTGCGGATCCGCATGGACGACAGCCCCGGCACCCTGGCCAGGGTCACCATCCGGCTGGCCGATCTCGGCTGCAACATCCTGGGCCTGCAGGTCATGCCGGTCCCCGGCGGCGTGGTCGACGAGCTGGTGCTCCGCCCGGCCGCCGGCCTCAGCCGTGCCGAACTCGTCGAGGCGCTGGCCGCGGAAGGCGCTGACTGCGCCGGGGTCACCGACGCTGACGTGCACGAGCTGGTGGACCCGTCCGCCGCCGCGCTGGCCGCTGTCGGCCGCGCGGTCGACGACCCAGCCGCCGTGGCCGACGTGCTGCGTGAGGTGCTGGCCGCGGACGTGGTCACCCTGGTGCCCGCGGCCGAAGCCAACCCGGTGCGCACCGAAGGCGGCCACCGCCGGGTCTTCCCGGCCGGCCGGGACGGCGCGCTGGTCGCCCGCCGCAGCTGGGCGCCGTTCGTGCAGCTGGAGATCACCCGCGCGCAGGCCATGCTCGACCTGCTCGTCGCGGTACGGGCGAACCTGTCCGGCCCCGCCGTGGTGACCTGCGAGGACGGCGCCATGGTGGTGCTGCGCCCCGGCAGGCCCGCTGACGCCGACGCGGTTTTCGCGCTGCACTCGCGGTGCTCGATGAGCACCATGTTCCACCGCTACCACACCGGTGTGCGCACCGTGCCCCGCCGCTGGCTGCACCGGCTGCTCATGCCGCCGCGCGGGCTGAGCCTGCTCGCCGTCGCCGGGCGTGAGGTGGTCGCCCTCGGCCAGCTGATCCCGGCCGCCACCGGCGGCACCGCCGAGGTGTCCCTGCTGGTCGAGGACGGCTGGCAGCGGCAGGGCCTCGGCACCGCGTTGATCGGCAGGCTCGCCGAACTGGGCGCTGCCGCCGGGCACCACGAGCTGACCGCGGTCTGCCTGCCCGGCCAGGACGCCGTGCGCCGGGCCGCTCTGCGCGCGGGCCTGCGTGCCCCGCTGCCCGAGGACGGCGTGCTCCGCATCGCGATTCCCTGA
- a CDS encoding VOC family protein, translating into MTLKAVVFAVARPRAVAGFWSSFVDWPITVDRPGRVELTSAAAGFSLAFEQTATPKTVKNRIHLDLASSSAAAQKSIVDKALALGATRADIGQGELPWEVLADPGGNEFCVLEPRPEYAETGVLAAVVLDSGPVEPAAFEQLAEFWSTTSGWPIVKRHPVQIGLRAPSGVGPWLEVLRDGDAKQVEDRVRLEVTGPAPGLRQDPGGNDFRVVSPG; encoded by the coding sequence ATGACGTTGAAAGCGGTGGTCTTCGCGGTGGCCCGCCCGCGGGCGGTCGCCGGGTTCTGGTCGTCCTTTGTGGACTGGCCGATCACGGTGGACCGCCCCGGCCGCGTCGAGCTCACCTCGGCCGCGGCCGGTTTTTCGCTGGCCTTCGAGCAAACCGCGACACCGAAGACGGTGAAGAACCGGATCCACCTGGACCTGGCCAGTTCCTCCGCCGCGGCCCAGAAGTCCATTGTGGACAAGGCGCTGGCGCTGGGCGCCACCCGAGCGGACATCGGCCAGGGCGAGCTGCCGTGGGAGGTGCTGGCCGATCCCGGCGGCAACGAGTTCTGCGTGCTGGAGCCGCGGCCGGAGTACGCCGAAACCGGGGTGCTGGCCGCCGTGGTGCTCGACAGCGGGCCGGTCGAGCCCGCCGCCTTCGAGCAGCTGGCGGAGTTCTGGTCCACCACCTCGGGCTGGCCGATCGTCAAGCGGCATCCGGTGCAGATCGGGCTGCGTGCACCCAGCGGGGTCGGCCCGTGGCTGGAGGTCCTGCGTGACGGTGACGCCAAGCAGGTCGAGGACAGGGTGCGCCTGGAGGTGACGGGCCCCGCGCCCGGCCTGCGCCAGGATCCGGGCGGCAACGACTTCCGGGTTGTTTCCCCCGGGTGA
- a CDS encoding maleylpyruvate isomerase family mycothiol-dependent enzyme, translating to MWAHDLVDPGRLLDVIATEGESLSELARTTAPEAPVPACPGFTTDGLLRHVGSVCRVVTARLAGGEPPAHWQREPDAEQTTEEYLRTGLRELHARLVAHPPGEWASTWSPEDESYLFWRRRMAHEVTVHRVDLEEAAGRERGHIGEDVALDGVDEVLRVWFAHRLFQLGLSGTREGSVAVRTGDHSWFARAGPGETHAWRCTEEEADRADAQVTGPPVVVYLWLWGRLPNGAVEQSGDFDAIAQLWALLRLATR from the coding sequence ATGTGGGCGCACGACCTCGTCGATCCCGGCCGGTTGCTGGACGTGATCGCTACCGAGGGCGAGTCGCTGAGCGAGCTCGCGCGCACGACCGCGCCGGAAGCGCCGGTGCCCGCCTGTCCCGGCTTCACCACCGACGGGCTGCTGCGGCACGTGGGCAGCGTGTGCCGGGTGGTGACGGCGCGGCTGGCGGGTGGCGAGCCGCCTGCCCACTGGCAGCGTGAGCCGGACGCGGAGCAGACGACCGAGGAGTACCTGCGCACCGGGCTGCGCGAGCTGCACGCCCGGCTGGTCGCGCACCCGCCCGGTGAGTGGGCCTCCACCTGGTCGCCGGAGGACGAGTCCTATTTGTTCTGGCGCCGCCGGATGGCGCACGAGGTCACCGTGCACCGGGTCGACCTGGAGGAGGCCGCCGGGCGGGAACGCGGCCACATCGGGGAGGACGTCGCGCTCGACGGGGTGGACGAGGTGCTCCGCGTCTGGTTCGCGCACCGGCTCTTCCAGCTGGGCCTGTCCGGCACCAGGGAGGGCTCGGTGGCGGTGCGCACCGGTGACCACAGCTGGTTCGCCAGGGCCGGTCCGGGGGAGACGCATGCCTGGCGCTGCACCGAGGAGGAGGCCGATCGGGCCGACGCCCAGGTCACCGGTCCGCCGGTGGTGGTCTACCTCTGGTTGTGGGGCAGGCTGCCCAACGGCGCGGTGGAGCAAAGCGGCGACTTCGACGCGATCGCCCAGCTGTGGGCGCTGCTGCGGCTGGCCACCCGATAG
- a CDS encoding SAV_6107 family HEPN domain-containing protein has product MSTAITSRVCAAQTMLPMSLRPPAPPAAVSLLARARRALTEASRETEPAERFVAAYLAAHKSAAAVVAARGRPHRGRARPASVWVLLEAAVPELKEWALFFAANSATQAALLSGTSRRPSAETADELFEQSAQFLELARQAVHGSS; this is encoded by the coding sequence ATGTCCACAGCGATCACTTCACGAGTGTGCGCCGCGCAGACGATGCTGCCGATGTCCCTGCGACCGCCGGCGCCGCCGGCGGCGGTCTCGCTGCTCGCCAGGGCCCGCCGGGCGCTGACCGAGGCGAGCCGCGAAACCGAGCCCGCCGAGCGGTTCGTGGCCGCCTACCTGGCCGCGCACAAGTCGGCCGCGGCCGTGGTCGCCGCGCGTGGCCGCCCGCACCGCGGTCGCGCCAGACCAGCCAGCGTGTGGGTGCTGCTGGAAGCCGCCGTGCCCGAACTGAAGGAGTGGGCGCTGTTCTTCGCGGCCAATTCCGCGACGCAGGCCGCGCTGCTGTCCGGCACCAGCCGCCGCCCGAGCGCGGAGACCGCCGACGAGTTGTTCGAGCAGAGCGCGCAGTTTCTCGAGCTGGCCCGTCAGGCCGTGCACGGGAGCAGTTGA
- a CDS encoding YbaK/EbsC family protein: MSTFEHPAIAKVAAALAEAGLPSAADGIRVLPAEVRTAAQAAEALGVPVGAIANSLVFRATFDDGDGPLLALTSGAHRADVATLAELSGASAVGKADPAFVKQHTGQVIGGVAPVGHPAKLTTLVDTALRQYDVVWAAAGHAKAVFPTTYAELLALTGGRAGALAGARENAHP, from the coding sequence ATGAGCACCTTCGAACACCCCGCGATCGCCAAGGTGGCGGCCGCACTCGCCGAGGCGGGCCTGCCCAGCGCCGCCGACGGCATCCGGGTACTGCCCGCCGAAGTCCGCACCGCCGCGCAGGCCGCCGAAGCGCTCGGGGTGCCGGTCGGCGCCATCGCCAACAGCCTGGTCTTCCGCGCCACCTTCGACGACGGTGACGGCCCGCTGCTCGCGCTCACCTCCGGCGCGCACCGCGCCGACGTGGCCACGCTCGCCGAGCTGTCCGGCGCTTCGGCCGTCGGCAAGGCCGATCCCGCCTTCGTCAAGCAGCACACCGGCCAGGTGATCGGCGGCGTGGCGCCGGTCGGGCACCCGGCGAAGCTGACCACGCTGGTGGACACCGCGTTGCGGCAGTACGACGTGGTCTGGGCGGCCGCGGGCCACGCGAAAGCGGTTTTCCCCACCACCTACGCCGAACTGCTCGCGCTCACCGGGGGTCGTGCGGGCGCGCTGGCCGGCGCGCGGGAGAATGCACACCCGTGA
- a CDS encoding GNAT family N-acetyltransferase: MTATSSGYTRFARLSQAEFRARLPEALDIYVSAMRYPDGTAEQRAPMWLTHALREGWRCVAALDEEDTLLGLAYGYRGSVGQWWHEQVRRGLLQREGQEAASRWLGDYFELTEIHVRPDQQGAGIGEDLLRRLLDGVDNARVLLSTPEGTSRAWKLYRRVGFADVLRDYYFAGDPRAFAILGRTLPLDPPTPSN, translated from the coding sequence GTGACCGCGACCTCCTCCGGCTACACCCGGTTCGCCCGCCTGTCCCAGGCGGAGTTCCGGGCGCGGCTCCCCGAAGCGCTCGACATCTACGTCAGCGCCATGCGCTATCCCGACGGCACGGCGGAGCAGCGCGCGCCGATGTGGCTGACGCACGCCCTGCGCGAGGGCTGGCGCTGCGTCGCCGCGCTCGACGAGGAGGACACGCTGCTCGGGCTGGCCTACGGCTACCGGGGCAGCGTCGGGCAGTGGTGGCACGAACAGGTGCGGCGCGGCCTGCTGCAGCGCGAAGGCCAGGAGGCCGCCAGCCGCTGGCTCGGTGACTACTTCGAGCTGACCGAGATCCACGTGCGGCCGGACCAGCAGGGCGCCGGTATCGGCGAAGACCTGCTGCGCCGCCTGCTCGACGGGGTGGACAACGCCAGGGTGCTGCTGTCCACCCCGGAGGGCACCAGCCGGGCGTGGAAGCTCTACCGCCGCGTCGGTTTCGCCGACGTGCTGCGGGACTACTACTTCGCCGGTGATCCGCGGGCGTTCGCCATTCTCGGCCGCACCCTGCCGCTGGATCCGCCCACGCCGTCGAATTGA
- a CDS encoding DMT family transporter — protein MSVVAPAKDRAAVALVTAGVLWGTGGLAGSFLSAQGNLHPLAVAGCRLLFGGLCAIGYLLVTGQLRAVPRGRAVLVRLLVVGVLLAEFQVSYFASVALTSVSLATMTTIGSVPVFVAVATTIRDRRLPAPATVAAVVIALAGLALLTSSSIGTEGTGGGGVLVGGLACALAAGAGFAVLTLVNGKPVAGLEPLPTIAFGCLAGGVLLVPLSLGSVLSADWRPEVMAAALFLAVCPTAVAYAAYFRGLRTAHPVVAALAALLEPLVAALLAALLLDERLGLTGWCGAALLVGALGVASVRQQRG, from the coding sequence ATTTCCGTAGTCGCGCCCGCGAAAGATCGGGCTGCCGTCGCATTGGTCACCGCGGGTGTTCTCTGGGGCACGGGCGGTCTCGCCGGTTCCTTTCTCAGTGCGCAGGGAAATCTGCACCCATTGGCCGTGGCCGGTTGCCGGCTGTTGTTCGGCGGATTGTGCGCCATTGGGTACCTGCTGGTGACCGGGCAACTGCGGGCGGTGCCGCGCGGGCGCGCGGTGCTGGTCCGGTTGCTGGTGGTCGGCGTGCTGCTGGCGGAGTTCCAGGTGAGCTACTTCGCCTCGGTCGCGCTGACCTCGGTCAGCCTGGCGACGATGACCACGATCGGCAGCGTGCCGGTTTTTGTCGCGGTGGCCACCACCATCCGGGACCGGCGGCTGCCCGCGCCGGCCACCGTGGCCGCGGTGGTCATCGCGCTGGCCGGGCTGGCATTGCTGACCTCGTCGTCAATCGGCACGGAAGGCACGGGCGGCGGTGGTGTGCTCGTCGGCGGACTGGCCTGCGCGCTGGCCGCCGGGGCCGGGTTCGCCGTGCTGACGCTGGTCAACGGCAAGCCGGTGGCCGGGCTGGAACCCTTGCCCACCATCGCTTTCGGCTGCCTGGCCGGAGGTGTGCTGCTGGTGCCGCTGAGCCTCGGCTCGGTGCTCTCGGCGGACTGGCGGCCCGAGGTGATGGCCGCGGCGCTGTTCCTCGCGGTGTGCCCGACCGCGGTGGCCTACGCGGCCTACTTCCGCGGGCTGCGCACCGCGCACCCGGTGGTGGCGGCGCTGGCCGCGTTGCTGGAACCGCTGGTCGCCGCGCTGCTGGCGGCCCTGCTGCTCGATGAGCGGTTGGGCCTGACCGGCTGGTGCGGGGCGGCGTTGCTGGTCGGCGCGCTCGGCGTGGCGTCGGTGCGGCAGCAGCGGGGCTGA